Proteins from a single region of Candidatus Krumholzibacteriota bacterium:
- a CDS encoding DUF378 domain-containing protein produces MKWNPVDWIAYILVIIGGLNWGLWGVGHWNLVKIILGRVPVLETIVYILVGLSALYLIVVRPHRKTA; encoded by the coding sequence ATGAAATGGAACCCGGTCGACTGGATCGCCTATATCCTGGTGATCATCGGGGGACTCAACTGGGGGCTGTGGGGCGTCGGGCACTGGAACCTCGTCAAGATCATCCTTGGACGAGTGCCGGTCCTCGAAACGATCGTCTACATCCTCGTGGGACTCTCCGCGCTGTACCTCATCGTCGTCAGACCGCACCGAAAGACCGCCTGA
- a CDS encoding S9 family peptidase, translated as MRTAPGTTRLLLLALCGTALLAASAAGGVFTAGDALSVRRAGAAAIAPDGRRIAFTVSVPREAGEEPGGAWSELWLASTADGELRPFVTGKVNARSPRFSPDGTRIAFLLARGKEAKTQVWTIPVDGGEAKQATDSPTGVIDFRWHPGGDLIAWIATEPKPAREKTLEEKGYGFIFFEENLQHRNLYIGAAGGGGEARRLTDGATVWSFEFAPSGETIAAAISPKNLVDHSYMFRTIHVVDVETGAMRRLTDNPGKLGNFAFSPDGRMLAYAAAIERKDHAVSQAFVIDVAGGEARNLTEPGFRGHVTRVGWRDRSTVCFLAAEGAWNTLNTVPAAGGRRSTILDGKEIGLVFAAPDVTADFRHFAFTASSPGIPGDLWHWKRGARKPTRLTTLNPWIDERDLGRQEVVRYAARDGLEIEGILVYPVGYEEGRRYPLVVSVHGGPESHYTNGWLTGYFNPAQVLAGRGYVVFYPNYRASTGYGLEFALAGYMDAAGREFDDIADGIDWLVGEGIADRDRVGLGGGSYGGYAAAWFATYYTDRVRAVCMFVGISDLVSKRSTTDIPWEELYVHSGKKLEEMWTFSLERSPVFHAHKSRSAVLILGGAADPRVHPSQSLEFYRRLKMNDHPAVRLVQYPGEGHGNRKQPGRIDVLYRHLDWYDWYVKNLQPLDGPLPPLDISERYGLDLEEAE; from the coding sequence ATGAGAACCGCACCAGGAACAACCCGTCTTCTCCTGCTCGCCCTCTGCGGAACGGCCCTCCTCGCCGCGTCGGCGGCGGGCGGCGTCTTCACCGCCGGGGACGCCCTCTCCGTGCGCCGCGCGGGCGCGGCGGCGATCGCCCCGGACGGCCGCAGGATCGCCTTCACCGTCTCCGTGCCCCGCGAGGCGGGCGAGGAGCCGGGGGGCGCCTGGAGCGAGCTGTGGCTCGCCTCGACGGCCGACGGCGAGCTCCGCCCCTTCGTCACCGGGAAGGTCAACGCCCGGTCACCCCGCTTCAGCCCCGACGGGACGCGCATCGCCTTTCTCCTCGCCCGCGGCAAGGAGGCGAAGACCCAGGTCTGGACGATCCCCGTCGACGGCGGCGAGGCGAAGCAGGCGACCGATTCGCCGACGGGCGTCATCGACTTCCGCTGGCACCCCGGCGGCGACCTGATCGCCTGGATCGCGACCGAGCCGAAGCCGGCGCGCGAGAAGACGCTCGAGGAGAAGGGGTACGGGTTCATCTTCTTCGAGGAGAACCTCCAGCACCGCAACCTCTACATCGGCGCGGCCGGCGGCGGCGGCGAGGCGCGGCGACTCACCGACGGCGCGACGGTCTGGAGCTTCGAGTTCGCCCCCTCCGGCGAAACGATCGCGGCGGCGATCTCGCCGAAGAACCTCGTCGACCACTCGTACATGTTCCGCACGATCCATGTCGTCGACGTCGAGACGGGCGCGATGCGCCGCCTCACCGACAATCCCGGCAAGCTGGGCAACTTCGCGTTCAGCCCCGACGGCCGCATGCTCGCCTACGCCGCGGCGATCGAGCGGAAGGACCACGCGGTCAGCCAGGCGTTCGTGATCGACGTCGCGGGGGGCGAGGCGCGCAATCTCACCGAACCGGGCTTCCGCGGCCACGTGACCCGCGTGGGCTGGCGCGACCGGTCGACGGTCTGCTTTCTCGCCGCCGAGGGCGCCTGGAACACGCTGAACACCGTTCCGGCCGCCGGCGGCAGGCGATCGACGATCCTCGACGGGAAGGAGATCGGCCTCGTCTTCGCTGCGCCCGACGTCACCGCCGACTTCCGGCATTTCGCGTTCACCGCCTCCTCGCCGGGGATCCCGGGAGACCTCTGGCACTGGAAACGCGGGGCGAGGAAGCCGACGCGGCTCACCACGCTCAACCCCTGGATCGACGAACGCGACCTGGGCCGCCAGGAGGTCGTGCGGTACGCCGCCCGCGACGGCCTCGAGATCGAGGGGATCCTCGTCTACCCCGTCGGATACGAGGAGGGCCGGCGCTACCCGCTCGTCGTGTCCGTCCACGGCGGCCCCGAATCGCACTACACGAACGGCTGGCTGACGGGCTACTTCAATCCCGCGCAGGTGCTCGCCGGCAGGGGCTACGTCGTCTTCTATCCCAACTACCGGGCGAGCACGGGGTACGGGCTCGAGTTCGCGCTCGCCGGCTACATGGACGCGGCGGGACGCGAGTTCGACGACATCGCCGACGGGATCGACTGGCTGGTCGGCGAGGGGATCGCCGACCGCGACCGCGTGGGGCTCGGCGGCGGATCGTACGGCGGGTACGCCGCGGCGTGGTTCGCCACCTACTACACGGACCGCGTCCGCGCCGTCTGCATGTTCGTCGGGATCAGCGATCTCGTCTCCAAGCGGAGCACGACGGACATCCCCTGGGAGGAGCTCTACGTCCACTCGGGAAAGAAGCTCGAGGAGATGTGGACGTTCAGCCTCGAGCGCAGCCCGGTCTTCCACGCGCACAAGAGCCGGTCGGCCGTCCTCATCCTCGGGGGCGCGGCCGATCCGCGCGTGCATCCCTCGCAGAGCCTCGAGTTCTACCGGCGCCTCAAGATGAACGACCACCCCGCCGTCCGCCTCGTGCAGTACCCCGGCGAGGGCCACGGCAACCGGAAACAACCGGGGCGCATCGACGTATTGTACAGGCACCTGGACTGGTACGACTGGTACGTGAAGAACCTGCAGCCCCTCGACGGCCCGCTGCCGCCGCTCGACATCAGCGAGCGCTACGGGCTCGACCTCGAAGAAGCGGAATAA
- a CDS encoding aldo/keto reductase: protein MDKEKRKLSRRSFIGGGMAAVVGAGLSLPVTAGRLAAEEGGDDAPRIRDFRPLGKTGWKVSDIAFGNAMMQEPSLLEYAMDRGINYVDTARQYYDMEKVIGQIFPAKRDRLFVTTKLDPPLVTATVSVADLMTGIEESLERLNTDYIDCCLIHSIGDPNLGDAARIRNENIYTAFEKARSQGKIRFWGASSHGPKMIEEFTWMLENTNIDMIMPGMNFMTKGLEPVLAKAREKGVAVVAMKSLSAARIIDYSKYRTEGRTARQALLKWLLAQPGIDTISITMRSIEQVNEYVSASGNPELSMREREVLQGYCGLLSRDYCRPGCDGCLGACPHDVPIHDILRYRMYFHSYSREKYAMGLYAKLPAERTAVRCAGCAAPCESACTHQIAVRAKLIEAHRELSA, encoded by the coding sequence ATGGACAAGGAAAAGCGGAAGCTCTCGCGGCGCTCGTTCATCGGCGGTGGAATGGCAGCCGTCGTGGGCGCCGGTCTCAGTCTCCCCGTGACCGCCGGACGGCTCGCCGCGGAGGAGGGCGGCGACGACGCGCCGCGGATCAGGGACTTCCGGCCCCTCGGGAAGACGGGCTGGAAGGTCTCCGATATCGCCTTCGGCAACGCGATGATGCAGGAACCCTCCCTCCTCGAATACGCGATGGACCGCGGGATCAACTACGTCGACACGGCCCGCCAGTACTACGACATGGAGAAGGTCATCGGCCAGATCTTTCCCGCGAAGCGCGACAGGCTCTTCGTGACGACGAAGCTCGATCCGCCGCTGGTCACGGCGACCGTGTCGGTCGCCGATCTCATGACGGGGATCGAGGAGAGCCTCGAACGGCTCAACACCGACTACATCGACTGCTGCCTGATCCACTCGATCGGCGATCCGAACCTCGGCGACGCTGCCCGCATCCGGAACGAGAACATCTACACCGCCTTCGAGAAGGCCCGCTCGCAGGGCAAGATCCGGTTCTGGGGGGCGAGCTCGCACGGCCCGAAGATGATCGAGGAGTTCACCTGGATGCTGGAGAACACCAACATCGACATGATCATGCCGGGGATGAACTTCATGACGAAGGGGCTCGAGCCGGTCCTCGCGAAGGCGAGGGAGAAGGGCGTGGCCGTCGTCGCGATGAAGTCCCTCTCGGCCGCCCGGATCATCGACTACTCGAAGTACCGGACCGAGGGCCGGACGGCGCGGCAGGCGCTGCTCAAGTGGCTGCTCGCGCAGCCGGGGATCGACACGATCTCCATCACGATGCGCTCGATCGAGCAGGTGAACGAATACGTCTCCGCCTCGGGCAACCCCGAGCTCTCGATGCGCGAACGGGAGGTGCTGCAGGGCTACTGCGGGCTTCTCTCGCGCGACTACTGCCGGCCGGGCTGCGACGGATGCCTCGGCGCCTGCCCGCACGACGTGCCGATCCATGACATCCTCCGCTATCGCATGTACTTCCATTCCTACAGCCGGGAGAAGTACGCGATGGGGCTCTACGCGAAGCTCCCCGCGGAACGGACCGCCGTGCGCTGCGCCGGATGCGCGGCGCCCTGCGAGAGCGCCTGCACGCACCAAATCGCCGTCCGAGCGAAACTCATCGAGGCCCACCGGGAGCTGTCGGCCTGA
- a CDS encoding site-2 protease family protein encodes MLRRNVTLFSLRGIPVELNISWVLILGLITWTFANGYYPENYPGLFSPSGRWLMGFFTAILLFTSILLHEFSHSIVAVRAGLPIRRITLFMFGGVAQMEREVDDPVLEMRMAAAGPLMTLLLAIVFYGISLVADAVPAVSVLARSLADVNLGVLVFNLVPGFPLDGGRILRSVIWWRTGDLKRATRIASRIGGFFALLLMGLGLFTFAWYGSLIGGMWLIFIGFFLRQAARSGYVMVAFKESLQGLRVADFMRDDHVTVDVSTDLATLVDDFFLRHHASSFPVVRDGLLVGIVTLGDLKGVPRESWPGTTAAEIMNRSVAPSAVHRLDPAERLVGLVMRRGSDRLPVVDDRGAVIGIVTRRDVLQTIDVLSTIGE; translated from the coding sequence GTGCTGCGAAGAAACGTCACGCTCTTCTCGCTACGGGGGATCCCGGTCGAACTGAACATCAGCTGGGTCCTCATCCTCGGTCTCATCACCTGGACCTTCGCCAACGGCTACTACCCGGAGAACTACCCCGGCCTCTTCTCGCCTTCCGGCCGGTGGCTGATGGGTTTCTTCACGGCGATCCTCCTCTTCACCTCGATCCTCCTGCACGAGTTCAGCCACTCCATCGTCGCGGTGCGCGCCGGGCTGCCGATCAGGCGCATCACCCTCTTCATGTTCGGCGGGGTGGCGCAGATGGAGCGCGAGGTCGACGACCCGGTCCTCGAGATGCGCATGGCCGCCGCCGGCCCGCTCATGACCCTGCTGCTCGCGATCGTCTTCTACGGGATCTCGCTCGTCGCGGACGCCGTGCCGGCCGTCTCCGTGCTCGCGCGGTCGCTCGCGGACGTCAACCTCGGCGTGCTCGTCTTCAACCTCGTGCCGGGGTTTCCGCTCGACGGCGGCCGGATACTCCGCTCGGTCATCTGGTGGAGGACGGGCGACCTGAAACGCGCGACGCGGATCGCCTCCCGGATCGGCGGGTTCTTCGCCCTGCTGCTGATGGGGCTCGGTTTGTTCACCTTCGCCTGGTACGGCTCGCTGATCGGCGGGATGTGGCTCATCTTCATCGGCTTCTTTCTCCGCCAGGCCGCGCGGAGCGGCTACGTGATGGTCGCGTTCAAGGAGTCGCTGCAGGGTCTCCGGGTGGCGGACTTCATGCGGGACGACCATGTCACCGTCGACGTCTCGACGGATCTCGCGACGCTGGTCGACGACTTCTTTCTCCGGCACCACGCCTCCTCCTTCCCCGTCGTCCGGGACGGCCTGCTCGTCGGCATCGTCACCCTCGGCGATCTCAAGGGCGTGCCGCGCGAATCGTGGCCGGGAACGACGGCGGCGGAGATCATGAACCGGAGCGTCGCCCCGAGCGCCGTCCACCGGCTCGATCCGGCCGAGCGCCTCGTCGGGCTCGTCATGCGCCGGGGGAGCGACCGGCTTCCCGTCGTCGACGACCGCGGCGCCGTCATCGGGATCGTTACCCGCCGCGACGTCCTCCAGACGATCGACGTCCTCTCCACGATCGGGGAATAG
- a CDS encoding aspartate 1-decarboxylase: MKRMMLKSMILRATVTQADLRYVGSITIDEDLIEKADLSEHENVLVVDRTNGNRLQTYVIRGERGSGVVCINGAAAHLVTEGDRVDIMAFTWSSGEVDPLFIDVDEGNRFVRYAGSGAV; this comes from the coding sequence ATGAAACGGATGATGCTGAAATCGATGATCCTCCGGGCCACCGTGACGCAGGCCGACCTGCGGTACGTCGGCTCGATCACGATCGACGAGGATCTCATCGAGAAGGCGGATCTCAGCGAGCACGAGAACGTCCTCGTCGTCGACCGCACGAACGGCAACCGCCTGCAGACCTACGTCATACGGGGCGAGCGCGGGAGCGGTGTCGTCTGTATCAACGGCGCAGCGGCGCATCTCGTCACCGAGGGCGACCGCGTCGATATCATGGCCTTCACCTGGTCGTCGGGAGAGGTCGATCCCCTGTTCATCGACGTCGACGAAGGCAACCGGTTCGTGCGGTACGCCGGATCCGGAGCGGTGTGA
- a CDS encoding aspartate 1-decarboxylase: MLPHLHPSFVRNVVYPLYRGIRGDRVLDRLRELERSQWLPREELDEIRWRKLAALLEKASIHVPYYRDLFRENGIAPGGIQSLGDFARLPFLDREIVRREKRRLVTEDPYRRGYPSSTGGSTGEPMFFWRDRAAGPVRRANTLRGYRWAGVDIGDRHAVLWGRRLDVSSRERFAEGMRNWFNNVLFLSSLDMSPDSMRRYARLLRRFRPHLVVGYPSALALFADFCKRGLLHVPAPRAVVTSGERLYPEQKAAIEDVCRAPVFDRYGIREFSNVAQECEEHKGLHVFSDLFHVEIIHESGRPAQSGEVGEIVVTDLLDYYMPFIRYRTGDLAVPTERSCPCGRGLPLLERIEGRTYDTVVTADGRSIGGFFWSWLSRYVPGIDRFQIDQRDRAGITFRIVPGPGWRDEHKEMLRDRIRKEIGADFRVNFSIVDDIPRTPAGKSKFIVSRIEERLVVKSKIHKAWVTEERPEEIDCLVIDGELMDYGDIAPMEKVLIVDATNGSRIETFAVRGKPGSGVIAAGGAVSRHVRAGDEIGIMAFAWSDGSDHSFSNILVDEKNRFVRHLTEKPGMKL; encoded by the coding sequence ATGCTGCCGCATCTTCATCCGTCATTCGTGAGGAACGTCGTCTATCCGCTCTACCGCGGCATCCGCGGCGACCGCGTCCTCGACCGGCTGCGCGAGCTGGAGCGTTCGCAGTGGCTGCCGCGCGAGGAGCTCGACGAGATCCGCTGGCGGAAGCTCGCCGCGCTCCTCGAGAAGGCATCGATCCACGTTCCCTACTACCGCGACCTTTTCCGCGAGAACGGGATCGCGCCGGGAGGCATCCAGTCCCTCGGCGACTTCGCCCGACTGCCCTTCCTCGACAGGGAGATCGTCCGCCGCGAGAAACGCCGCCTCGTCACCGAGGATCCGTACCGGCGGGGCTATCCCTCGAGCACGGGCGGTTCGACGGGCGAGCCGATGTTCTTCTGGCGAGACCGCGCCGCCGGCCCCGTGCGCCGTGCGAACACCCTGCGCGGCTACCGGTGGGCGGGCGTCGACATCGGCGACCGCCACGCGGTCCTCTGGGGACGGCGCCTCGACGTCTCCTCCCGCGAGCGGTTCGCCGAGGGCATGAGGAACTGGTTCAACAACGTCCTCTTCCTCTCGAGCCTCGACATGTCGCCCGACTCGATGCGCCGCTACGCCCGGCTCCTGCGCCGGTTCCGGCCGCATCTCGTCGTCGGGTATCCGTCGGCCCTCGCCCTCTTCGCCGACTTCTGCAAGCGGGGCCTCCTGCACGTTCCGGCCCCCCGCGCCGTCGTGACGAGCGGCGAGCGCCTCTACCCCGAGCAGAAGGCGGCCATCGAGGACGTGTGCCGCGCTCCCGTCTTCGACCGCTACGGGATCAGGGAATTCTCGAACGTCGCCCAGGAGTGCGAGGAGCACAAGGGGCTGCACGTCTTCAGCGATCTCTTCCACGTCGAGATCATCCACGAGAGCGGACGGCCGGCGCAGAGCGGGGAGGTGGGAGAGATCGTCGTCACCGACCTGCTGGACTACTACATGCCCTTCATCCGCTACCGGACGGGGGATCTCGCCGTCCCCACCGAGCGGAGCTGCCCCTGCGGACGCGGGCTGCCTCTCCTGGAGCGGATCGAGGGGCGCACCTACGACACCGTCGTCACCGCCGACGGCAGGTCGATCGGCGGCTTCTTCTGGTCCTGGCTGTCGCGATACGTGCCGGGGATCGACCGCTTCCAGATCGACCAGCGCGACCGCGCGGGGATCACCTTCCGGATCGTCCCCGGGCCCGGCTGGCGCGACGAACACAAGGAGATGCTGCGGGACAGGATCCGGAAGGAGATCGGCGCGGATTTCCGCGTCAACTTCTCGATCGTCGACGACATCCCCCGCACGCCGGCGGGCAAGTCGAAGTTCATCGTCTCGAGGATCGAGGAGCGCCTCGTGGTCAAATCGAAAATCCACAAGGCGTGGGTGACCGAGGAGCGGCCGGAGGAGATCGACTGCCTCGTCATCGACGGCGAGCTCATGGATTACGGCGACATCGCCCCGATGGAAAAGGTGCTGATCGTCGACGCGACGAACGGCTCGCGGATCGAGACCTTCGCCGTCCGCGGAAAGCCCGGGAGCGGCGTGATCGCCGCGGGGGGAGCCGTGTCGAGGCACGTGCGCGCGGGGGACGAGATCGGGATCATGGCCTTCGCGTGGTCCGACGGGAGCGACCATTCATTCAGCAACATCCTCGTCGACGAAAAGAACCGCTTCGTCAGGCATCTCACCGAGAAACCCGGCATGAAGCTCTAG
- the kynU gene encoding kynureninase: MSGTIDTSEAHARELDAADPLARFRERFEIPPGTIYMDGNSLGLLCREAAAGIEGALDDWRQLAIRGWLDGDPPWFTWGERLGAAAAPLVGAAPDEVVATGTTTLDIHALVSSFYRPETGRTRIVALEPDFPTDIYALRGQIALRGLDPDEHLVLVSAAADGIVDEDLIAAAIDEQTSLLWVSAVLYRSGQLLDLPRLAREARARGALAGFDCSHAVGAVPHRFDEWEVDMAVWCSYKYLNGGPGSPAFLYLNRRHADRGPGLPGWFGCVKERQFDLSPRFEHERAAGGWQISSPSALGMGAVEGSLGVIREAGIEAIRRKSLRLTGYLVELADTLLAPEPCRFRVVTPREASRRGGHIALARDEEALRIKEALVGRGIVTDFRPPDIIRIAPIALYNTFEEVRRVVLALREIVETREYERVPAGRQAIT, encoded by the coding sequence ATGAGCGGCACGATCGACACGAGCGAGGCGCATGCCCGCGAACTCGACGCGGCGGACCCCCTGGCCCGGTTCCGCGAACGCTTCGAGATCCCGCCGGGGACGATCTACATGGACGGCAACTCTCTCGGCCTCCTCTGCCGCGAGGCGGCTGCGGGGATCGAGGGGGCCCTCGACGACTGGCGGCAACTCGCGATCCGCGGCTGGCTCGACGGCGATCCGCCGTGGTTCACGTGGGGCGAGCGACTCGGAGCGGCGGCGGCCCCCCTCGTCGGCGCGGCCCCCGACGAAGTCGTCGCGACCGGAACGACGACACTCGACATCCACGCCCTCGTCTCATCCTTCTACCGGCCCGAGACGGGACGGACGCGCATCGTCGCCCTCGAACCGGACTTTCCCACCGACATCTACGCCCTGCGCGGCCAGATCGCCCTCCGCGGACTCGATCCCGACGAACACCTCGTCCTCGTCTCCGCGGCGGCGGACGGCATCGTCGACGAGGACCTCATCGCGGCGGCCATCGACGAACAAACCTCGCTCCTCTGGGTTTCCGCCGTCCTCTACCGGAGCGGCCAGCTCCTCGACCTCCCGCGGCTCGCGCGGGAGGCGAGGGCGCGGGGCGCCCTCGCCGGCTTCGACTGCAGCCACGCCGTCGGCGCCGTCCCGCATCGCTTCGACGAGTGGGAGGTGGACATGGCCGTCTGGTGCAGCTACAAGTACCTGAACGGCGGACCGGGATCGCCGGCCTTCCTCTACCTCAACCGCCGCCACGCCGATCGCGGCCCCGGTCTGCCGGGGTGGTTCGGCTGCGTGAAGGAGCGGCAGTTCGACCTCTCGCCCCGCTTCGAACACGAACGGGCCGCCGGCGGGTGGCAGATCTCGTCCCCCTCCGCCCTCGGCATGGGCGCGGTCGAGGGATCGCTCGGCGTGATCCGCGAGGCGGGGATCGAGGCGATCCGCAGGAAATCGCTGCGTCTCACCGGCTATCTCGTCGAGCTCGCCGACACCCTCCTCGCCCCGGAGCCATGCCGGTTCAGGGTGGTCACGCCCCGCGAGGCCTCGCGCCGCGGCGGGCATATCGCCCTCGCGCGCGACGAGGAGGCGCTCCGGATCAAGGAGGCGCTCGTCGGACGCGGGATCGTCACCGATTTCCGGCCGCCGGACATCATCCGGATCGCGCCGATCGCCCTCTACAACACATTCGAAGAGGTCCGGCGCGTCGTCCTCGCGCTGCGCGAGATCGTCGAGACGCGCGAATACGAACGCGTTCCCGCCGGCCGCCAGGCGATCACCTGA
- a CDS encoding methyltransferase domain-containing protein has translation MFGDLLSIHDIPLFIDKLRQRRLGHLLPNLLRGRSIKSWNHLSYETRNWWDIPAVMARWNRMVTGDPGVEYLAHLLDTRLAHLDGIRALTVGCGTGYRELELAATGRFGRIDAIDRNAARIAHARKKLAGTGAEETVRYLIGDVCRHPLGEETYDLVIAEQSLHHFHPLDHAVRRLEQAIRPGGWLVFNEYVGPARFAWTDSQIAAVDTLLAALPESYRRQWRSGRVKRRVHRPGRLAMILWDRSEAVESDRILSLLREAFAEVETRGYGGTVLQLLFKDIAHNFRGDDAETRRLLGVCFDFEDRLIAAGALGHDFVTGLCRKAE, from the coding sequence ATGTTCGGCGATCTCCTCTCCATCCACGACATCCCCCTCTTCATCGACAAGCTCCGCCAGCGCCGGCTCGGGCATCTTCTGCCCAACCTCCTCCGCGGCCGGTCGATCAAGAGCTGGAACCATCTCTCTTACGAGACGAGGAACTGGTGGGATATCCCGGCCGTGATGGCCCGGTGGAACCGGATGGTCACCGGCGACCCCGGCGTCGAGTACCTCGCGCACCTCCTCGACACGCGCCTCGCCCACCTCGACGGGATCCGGGCGCTGACCGTGGGGTGCGGGACGGGCTACCGCGAGCTCGAGCTCGCCGCGACGGGGCGCTTCGGCCGGATCGACGCGATCGACCGGAATGCCGCCCGCATCGCCCACGCGCGGAAGAAGCTCGCCGGGACCGGCGCGGAAGAGACCGTCCGCTATCTCATCGGCGACGTCTGTCGGCATCCCCTCGGGGAAGAAACCTACGACCTCGTCATCGCCGAACAGTCGCTGCATCACTTCCATCCCCTCGATCACGCCGTCCGGCGGCTCGAGCAGGCCATCCGTCCGGGCGGATGGCTCGTTTTCAATGAGTATGTCGGCCCGGCGCGTTTCGCGTGGACCGACTCGCAGATCGCCGCCGTCGACACGCTGCTCGCCGCGCTTCCCGAGAGCTACCGGCGGCAATGGCGGAGCGGGCGGGTGAAGCGGCGGGTCCATCGGCCGGGGCGCCTCGCGATGATCCTCTGGGACCGGAGCGAGGCGGTCGAGTCCGACCGGATCCTTTCCCTGCTCCGCGAGGCGTTCGCCGAGGTCGAGACGCGCGGCTACGGGGGAACGGTCCTCCAGCTCCTCTTCAAGGACATCGCCCACAACTTCCGCGGCGACGACGCCGAGACGCGCCGGCTCCTCGGGGTCTGTTTCGATTTCGAGGACCGGCTCATCGCCGCGGGCGCCCTCGGCCACGATTTCGTCACGGGACTCTGCCGGAAAGCGGAATAG